In a single window of the Danio aesculapii chromosome 20, fDanAes4.1, whole genome shotgun sequence genome:
- the lbr gene encoding delta(14)-sterol reductase LBR codes for MPPARFQIGDTVMGRWPGSNLYYEVKVMSFNNKTRLYTVIYKDGTELELKESDITSLVIFQTAGRSRSRSRSPGRSPGRSSGRSPGRPRRSRSRSPARTPRRASSRTTEVRKEKLKEVLEVRLTPVAMKHENNSSNSKPEKKEENNTAKTAPVVTEEKTETESENQTGGRYNLRRRKDQGDGKAVELEKAVESESLLQTKAPAAIKTPDLEFGGRVGVFFLMFLLPVAVLALLILCGQKDASLQSFPLELPALQSVWDCQVFGIVLLWLLFQAVLSLLPVGKLVEGMPLKNGKTLKYRINGFYALLLTAVATGVAVYQEVDLSYIHAHFLQFYTSALLIATLLSVYLFIRSRWASKDELAPGGNSGYIIYDFFMGRELNPRIKSFDIKFFCEMRPGLMGWVLINLAMLLAEMKQQNLENPSPAMLLVNIFQLLWVIDGLWHEEKLLTMMDIVYDGFGFMLTFGDLAFVPFTFTCQAYYLVNHPNELSVFWIITLIAMNGVGYYIFRKANSQKFAFRKNPSDPALSHLKTIPTATGKSLIVSGLWGFVRHPNYLGDIIMALAWSLPCGFNNLVPYFYLIYLVTLLVHRNARDERQCRKKYGSAWEEYCKAVPYRIFPRVY; via the exons ATGCCGCCTGCAAGGTTTCAGATTGGAGATACTGTAATGGGCCGCTGGCCTGGCAGTAACCTTTATTATGAGGTCAAGGTGATGAGTTTTAATAACAAGACTCGCCTTTACACCGTCATCTACAAAGATGGTACTGAGCTGGAGCTGAAGGAGTCAGACATCACG AGTCTGGTCATTTTTCAGACTGCTGGACGGTCAAGGTCCAGATCTCGTTCACCGGGACGCTCACCAGGACGTTCATCGGGACGTTCACCGGGACGCCCACGTCGCAGTCGCTCCCGTTCTCCAGCTAGGACGCCGCGCAGAGCTTCATCTCGCACCACAGAAGTGCGCAAGGAAAAACTTAAAGAAGTGCTGGAGGTCCGACTCACTCCTGTG GCGATGAAACACGAgaacaacagcagcaacagcaaACCTGAGAAGAAAGAGGAAAATAATACAGCTAAAACAGCTCCTGTAGTCACAGAG GAGAAGACAGAGACTGAATCAGAGAACCAGACAGGTGGACGCTATAATCTACGGCGCAGGAAGGACCAGGGTGATGGCAAGGCTGTAGAGCTGGAGAAGGCGGTAGAGTCTGAGTCGTTATTGCAAACTAAAGCACCCGCAGCCATCAAGACACCCGATCTGGAGTTTGGAGGAAGAGTTG GTGTGTTTTTCCTGATGTTTCTGCTGCCTGTGGCTGTGTTGGCGTTGCTCATTCTCTGTGGGCAGAAGGATGCCAGTCTCCAGAGCTTTCCTCTTGAGCTTCCCGCTCTTCAGTCTGTCTGGGATTGCCAGGTCTTTGGCATCGTGCTGCTCTGGCTTCTCTTCCAGGCCGTCCTCTCCTTGCTCCCTGTCGGAAAG CTTGTTGAAGGAATGCCTCTCAAGAATGGGAAAACTTTGAAATACAGGATTAATG GTTTTTATGCGTTACTCCTCACGGCTGTGGCAACAGGTGTGGCTGTGTACCAGGAGGTGGATCTCAGCTACATCCATGCACACTTCCTGCAGTTCTACACCTCTGCCCTGCTCATCGCAACTCTCCTCAGCGTCTACTTGTTCATCCGCTCCCGCTGGGCATCTAAAGATGAGCTCGCTCCCGGAGGAAACTCTG GCTACATCATTTATGACTTCTTCATGGGCAGAGAGTTAAATCCCCGCATCAAAAGCTTCGATATCAAGTTCTTCTGTGAAATGCGCCCAGGCCTGATGGGTTGG GTGTTAATCAATTTAGCGATGTTGCTCGCTGAAATGAAGCAGCAGAATCTGGAGAATCCATCTCCAGCCATGCTCCTGGTCAACATCTTCCAGCTCCTGTGGGTCATTGATGGCTTGTGGCACGAG GAGAAGCTGCTGACGATGATGGACATAGTGTATGATGGCTTCGGATTTATGCTGACATTTGGAGATTTGGCTTTTGTTCCCTTTACATTCACTTGTCAAGCATACTATCTAGTCAACCATCCCAATGAACTCTCAGTGTTCTGGATCATTACTCTCATTGCTATGAACG GAGTGGGATACTACATTTTCAGGAAAGCCAACTCTCAGAAGTTTGCCTTCAGGAAAAACCCTTCTGACCCGGCATTGTCTC ATCTAAAAACTATTCCTACTGCAACCGGAAAGAGTCTCATTGTGTCTGGTCTCTGGGGTTTTGTCCGTCATCCCAATTACCTGGGGGACATCATCATGGCTTTGGCCTGGTCTCTACCATGCG GATTCAACAATCTGGTCCCTTATTTTTACCTGATCTATTTGGTCACTCTGCTGGTGCACCGTAACGCACGGGACGAGCGTCAGTGCAGGAAAAAGTACGGCTCTGCATGGGAAGAGTACTGCAAAGCTGTCCCGTACCGCATTTTCCCAAGAGTATACTGA